The DNA segment CCACACGCTGACATGTTAGGCCAGGTCAGAATCGCAGGTTTCTCCGGTTCCACCTACAGGCAGCCCCTCGCTGGAGGCAGAGAGATCCCTTTCTCACGCCTCATTCCTGCGTCAGGGGCTCTCCGAAGGCCCCCCGCCTGgtggaggcaaagagaaagaacgAGTGGAGAGGAACCAGAGGAACCGTCGCCCATAGAAACTTCTAAAAGcttacacacattcacacacacagcGATACACCGTTGCCTTGGAAACCAAGTCAACCACCTCACCCCTCCTCGGCGGCCCCGGCACCCACTCTTTTGGGCCAGGGGTCCTGGCCCGCAGGAGGCCGGGACCGGCAGGGTGGGGTCCTCTCTTGCGGCCCCGCCCCGGGCCTCGTTCCCCGGGGCGCCTACCGAGTAGAGGAGCACGACAGCGCCGGGACTGGCGGAGCCGACGGAGAAGCTAGAGTTAGATGAGCTGGAAGAATCCATGATGCGGCTGCCGTCCGGGCGGGGCCTGAAATTCTTTGCTAAGCGGTCGTAGTGATGCTGCTGGGGGCGGTTCTTCCGCGCAGAGCGGCCCGACCTCGCCTAGGGCGGCGGCACCCTCTGCGGCCGCTCTTCAGGACCCCGGGCGCCGCCATCTTAACCAGGACGGAAGCCGCGCCGGGACCCGCGACGCACGCGCGCGCGCTCAGCGCGTCAGAACTCGGAAGTGTGGGCGTCCGGGCGGGCTCTGGGCCGCACCGCGGTGGCAGACCCCGCGATGGCCCAGGATCGGGGATCGGAGGCCCCAGCGCCTCCGGGTTCTCAGACACTTCTGGACGCCCTGCTCCGGAACCTCTACGACTTCGGTGAGTGAGGGGCCTCGGAGCCCACGTGGAGAGTGGACTTGCAGCCGAGGTGTCTGCTGTGCCTTCCGAACTGGGTCGCCTTCGGTGTTCAAGGCCAAAGGTTCTTGCACGTGGAGCACCCCTCCCTTTGCCGACCTGGTTCCCAGGATGGGTTCAGCACACACCTGCGTCCGAGttccccctttctccccccccccgcccccactttcAGCGTCTGTTGTTACTCTTTACGAATACAGCCTCCCATGTCGCCCCTGAGTGTGGGCACCACTTAGATACTCGTCATGAGCACCAAGGCTGTCAGGCTTAAAGGGTTCTCGGAATAGCCCACCCTTTCACATTTCTTGGCCCTCTGGGAAGCCCACTGCCCACCCCACATTCTCCCCCAAACTCGGTGATCCTGGTACCCTGGTACCACCTTGTGACGTTGGTGCCCCATCCTTCAGTGTGTTCCTCCCCTACGGACTTCAGAGACCAGGCACTTTAGTAGGAAGACAGTTCCACACACTGAAGAACTTTCTCCAGGGAAGGCGACATCCCTTGTTCATGCAACAGAGATGATTGTTAGGCGTTAACGCCCTTAAGGAGCAAGCATTTCTTAAATTTGTAAGGTGATGTTTCAAAAGCTATTTTAGTTTGGAGCCATTGCTCAAAATGATCAGTTTATTTAAACAGTAAACACAATAGCTAAAAGTATAGAGAATTTCCCACGCACTccatatttttcatgtatttactcatttaattttcacaacccaGTGAACTTGATCCTGTCCTTAGTCCCATTATTACAAATGGAGAAACCAGCACTAGAGGTTAAAATGCTTCCCAAAGCTCACCTAGCTAGTAATTTGCAGAGCCTGGGTTCCAATCCTCAGACTCTCTCGTATGTACAGTCCCTGTATTTGTATGGACTTGTACTCTGGACGATAGGAAAACTGTGATACTTACCTATACCCCTAGAAAGTgttaaaaaaccaaataaaacaaaacaccagctGCAGTGGCAGACATTTTCAGCATAAAACGTGAGCCAATTGGGATTACCAGTTCCTGGGATTATTGCCTTGATGTCACTTTTATTACGGAACAAGGTGAGAACTTATTATGCTGCAAGGGTCAAAGGCATGGATACAGTCAGTTACCTAGGAAAAGATGTTGcattttggattcttttcttttcttttttaatgtttatttatttttgagacagagagagagagagagagagaggcaggggatctgaagcaggctctggatgTGGGGCCCACACTcaccacgaactgcgagatcatgacctgcaccaaaggcagacgcctaaccaactgaaccacccaggcgccccacgcatTTTGGAATTCTATGAATTGTGCAAATACATCCCtatctgaaggaaaagaaatcgttttggttttttttctttgtatttctgggtGTTGATAGCTGTGGCGGTATGTACAAGTGCCTTCATCTCATTCGATAGaaccaaaaatatttatctttccacTCTGTGTTTGAACAAACAGGGGAGACAgaagatgaggcagaacagaaaaggatcagaaagaagggagaaaacaagAGGAGAGATGTAGGGACTCCAGTGACCTTGGCAGCAGACCCAGCTCCTGTACCTGGTTCTCCCGTGAGAGGCCAAAGGAAGAGAGCCTCCAGCTTCTTCAAGGAACTCAGGGAAGAGCTGCAGGGTGTTCCTGCTGTGACCCCCACCAGCTCTCCTTCAGGACCAGACGCCCCTAGTGCTACGGCATCTCCCTCAACACTGAGGAACAGCAGGGAGCGAGTACAAGTGATAGAAtttcacagcagaaataaaaaaaggaaagggaagccGGATCAAGATGAGAACACACAGGTAATGAGTtggttagtttcttttttttttttatttttatttatttaaaaaaaaaattttttttttttaacgtttatttatttttgagacagagagagacagagcatgaatgggggagggccagagagagggagacacagaatctgaaacaggctccaggctctgagctgtcagcacagagcccgacgcggggctcgaactcacggaccgcgagatcatgacccgagccgaagtcggccgcttaactgactgagccacccaggcgcccctgagttggTTAGTTTCAATGTATGTGTTGGAAACCCTGATATTGCAGTTGTAGAGaagtatctttttgtttctttgttaaaattttttatttatttaagtaatctctaccctcccctcccctccatggagctcgaactcctgacctcgagatcaagagtcacaggcttttctgactgagccagccaggcgcacCTAGATGAGTACTTTTACAGACCGTGTCAGAAGTCCCCAGAACAACCCTCAGGCTTGCGGATTGGCTAAAAGCATTCACAGGACTCAGGACTTGGCTATAGTCATCGTCACGGTCACAAATTATTACAGCAAAAGGATACAGAGGAAAACTAGCGAAGGGAAAAGGTGCATGTGGCCAAGTCTGAAGGAAACCAGGTGCAGGTGTCCAGAGGTCCCTACCCAGTGGAGTTGCGTGGGATGCGTTTAATTTCCACCCGCAGTGATTCGTGACAGCAGGTCGGAAGTGTTGCCGACCAGGGAAGTTCACTCCAGCCTGGGTGTCCAGGGTTTTTAATGGGGGTCGGTTGTGTAGACATCCAGACTGACCTTAGTTATTGAAGCTCTTAGACCCCTAGGAAAAAGGACGTGTTCACCATAAATCCCACGGCTAGTGTAAACTATCCGGGCAGCCTTGATGTGCCTTGACTCAGGGGCTCGGGGATGTAAAAACACTCTTATCAGACAATATTCCAACGCAAGCCTGCCGAGTTGACTCTTTCATGCGCCTGGGGCTTCTGCTTAACGGTGCTTTGAGAAAACGGAGTCATTCAGCCACTATTTCTGGCTGCTGTTGTAGGCACTGGGTTCCAGCATTGAACAAAATAGACGAAACTGCTCCCTCTCAAGGAACTCCCCTTCTCACGGAAAGCAGTTTGATTTCACTGAGCGGTAATCTCAGACTGAGTTTGGAAGTCTCACTCAAAATTCAGTCCAGGAGAGAGGTATGGTTGCTTATCCAGCTTTGCCCACAAGGATATCATTATGGTTTGGTCAAATTCATTGCAAAACTCCAGGGACTCTATTTCTGTTGGCATTCTTCATGTCCTATAAACTTCTGTCTGTCGTAAACGGAAAAGGGGATTGTATTAGTTTCTAGGGCTGCTGTgcagaaattcattctctcacagttctggagaccagaaggccagaatcaaggtgttggctggcTAGGCACCTTCCGCTCTGAaagagaatccttccttgcttctttcagcttctggtggctctaAGTGTTCGTTGGCCTGTGGCTGCGTCACCCTAACCTCTGCCTGTGTCTAAACATGGCCTTCTTCTCTATATGTCTGAGTCTtaaatctccctctgcctgtctcttcaAAGGACAGCTGCCATTGGGTTTAGGGCCCAC comes from the Panthera uncia isolate 11264 chromosome D2, Puncia_PCG_1.0, whole genome shotgun sequence genome and includes:
- the CD2H1orf131 gene encoding uncharacterized protein C1orf131 homolog, with product MAQDRGSEAPAPPGSQTLLDALLRNLYDFGETEDEAEQKRIRKKGENKRRDVGTPVTLAADPAPVPGSPVRGQRKRASSFFKELREELQGVPAVTPTSSPSGPDAPSATASPSTLRNSRERVQVIEFHSRNKKRKGKPDQDENTQTKTNILGNDVDRQEFNLEKARLEVHRFGITGYGKGKERVLERERAIMLGAQPPKNSYVNYKVLQEQIKEKKAAKEEEKRMAQDTDIFKKKKRKGQEDRRAKKKKSAPSILSSGRIGQVGKFKNGTLILSQVDIKKINSSRVAK